One stretch of Sulfuricurvum kujiense DSM 16994 DNA includes these proteins:
- a CDS encoding DUF4282 domain-containing protein has translation MNFLTFDSFISIPILIALYYLGALMIPALLWYKRIWVIKIADALMQTFPISTSRLVLGFMVLFIGFEILWRMMFEMFIGYFKMIEYLRHLAY, from the coding sequence GTGAACTTTCTAACCTTTGACTCTTTTATCTCAATTCCGATACTGATTGCTCTGTATTACCTGGGAGCATTGATGATCCCTGCCCTGCTTTGGTACAAGCGTATATGGGTTATTAAAATAGCCGATGCATTGATGCAAACATTCCCCATTTCCACCTCACGGCTTGTTCTGGGGTTCATGGTTTTATTTATCGGATTTGAGATACTGTGGCGAATGATGTTTGAGATGTTTATCGGGTATTTCAAGATGATTGAGTATTTACGCCATTTGGCTTATTGA
- a CDS encoding helix-turn-helix transcriptional regulator, which translates to MDKHAFNDLLKIAGLSKKEFAEILGTTGGTISNWGNEDREIPYWVESWLSLYIENQHCKKIKEAISKSGVCNLMDKKPK; encoded by the coding sequence ATGGACAAACACGCTTTTAACGACTTACTTAAAATTGCAGGGCTTTCTAAAAAGGAATTTGCCGAGATTTTAGGGACGACCGGCGGTACGATCAGTAACTGGGGGAATGAAGATCGCGAGATCCCTTATTGGGTAGAGTCGTGGTTGAGTCTCTATATTGAGAATCAGCACTGCAAGAAGATCAAAGAAGCGATTAGTAAAAGCGGTGTATGCAATTTAATGGATAAAAAACCCAAGTGA